GCCCGACCCGGCCGCAATGAACTGGTCCACCGAGAACTGCACGATCGGCCGTGCGATGGCGATCCTCGGCGAACGCTGGACAGTGGTGGTGCTGCGCGAGATCTTCAACGGTATCCGCCGTTTCGACCAGATCCATGACCATGCAGGCACACCGAAACAGGTGCTGACCAACCGGCTGGCCATGCTTTGCGACATGGGCGTACTGGTTCGGCACCCGTACCGGGAGCCGGGTGAGCGCGAACGCCACGAGTATCGGCTCACTGCCATGGGATTCGACGTGTACCCGGTACTGGTGGCAGTCCGGGAATGGGGCGATCGCTACCTGGCGGACTTGGAAGGGGCCCCGGCGGCAATGCTGCACCGGGACTGCGGCGCCTCGGTCGGCGTCCACCTCGTCTGCGCCGCAGGCCATCACATCGACTCCCCTCATGACGTGGTCACCACGCCGGGCCCTGGTGCGCGGGCGGCTGCGCTCCCACGCACCAGGGACGCCTGAACCTGGTCAGATCGTCGCCAGATCGTCGTGTGTCATTTCATTCCCTACTGTGAAGTTATCTGCTGGTCGATAAGAGCAAAGAGCTCGTCAGCACTCGCCGCCTCGACGGCGACGCGGTCGCTGTGGGGCGTGGATTCACGATCCTCCAGAGCTTCGGCCAGCGCCGAGCGGATCCGCTCGGCCAAGCGCGCCTTGTCCCCGGCGGACGGTAGGGTCGCGAGCAGCGATCGGAGCGAGGCGATCTGGTCGTCGACCGCCGAGGTAGTCGACGTAGCATCCCACCGCGAGCGCAACAGTTTCGCCACAGCGGTAGCGGTCGGGTAATCGAACACCAGCGTCGACGGCAGTTTCATGCCCGCCGCCTCGGCGAGCCGAT
The DNA window shown above is from Nocardia sp. NBC_01730 and carries:
- a CDS encoding winged helix-turn-helix transcriptional regulator, translating into MSQPDPAAMNWSTENCTIGRAMAILGERWTVVVLREIFNGIRRFDQIHDHAGTPKQVLTNRLAMLCDMGVLVRHPYREPGERERHEYRLTAMGFDVYPVLVAVREWGDRYLADLEGAPAAMLHRDCGASVGVHLVCAAGHHIDSPHDVVTTPGPGARAAALPRTRDA